In Thauera sp. JM12B12, one DNA window encodes the following:
- a CDS encoding error-prone DNA polymerase, whose product MTIPYAELHCLSNFSFQRGASHPEELVTQAAAFGYSAIALTDECSLAGVVRAHRALQALPADRPQLIIGSELALEDGPRIVLLATDRCGYGQLSRLITRARRAADKGSYRLTRAMIDDACDLPLPSAAPGEAADGLDGCLALLIPPASFPPRAGLETAAAALQVEAEWLAQRFPGRAWMAVTVRLDGRDRARITWLRRVARAAGIPAVAASGALMHAAERRPLADVMSALRLHCSVAEAGLALAANAEQRLHARDTLARRYPPALLAETLVVAQRCSFSLDELRYEYPAELVPEGETPARWLRRLVEGGLAWRYGQAEPSHAGSGDTPPPRIAAPARSTTPPRAADDPAPPTVRAQIEHELALIAELGYEPYFLTVHDIVRFAREAGILCQGRGSAANSVVCWALGITEVDPRLGIMLVERFISRERNEPPDIDVDFEHDRREEVIQYIYRKYGRERAALAATVISYRARSALRDVGRALGLDEAQIERLTREHHWFDGRRILPERLAEAGLDPASPVTQRLVALTEELIGFPRHLSQHVGGFVIARGRLDELVPVENAAMPERTVIQWDKDDLDAVGLMKIDVLALGMLSALRRGLALVSAWRGRALTLATIPRERPQVYAMLSRADSIGVFQVESRAQMTMLPRLKPRRFYDLVVEVAIVRPGPIQGGMVHPYLQARERVARGEDPMEGLREEIRGVLARTLGVPIFQEQVMQLAVVAAGFTGGEADQLRRAMGAWRRKGELERYRQKLLDGLAKNRYDPDFAQRLCQQIEGFGSYGFPESHAASFALLVYASAWLKCFEPAAFLAALLNSQPMGFYSPSQLIQDARRHGVEVRAADVTVSEWDCTLEPTAQHTTDPPPAPPGTPSAQPAPCPPLAAHTHPASSPGAPDANASPVRPQPAVRLGLRMIRGLAHDAAVRIAEARRARAFSDVQDLAARARLDAGDLRTLAAGGALATLAGHRRQALWQASGATPLPGLLADAPGGDVAAALEAPAETEDLLADYARLGFTLGRHPLSFVRVQLARLRFLTAADIALAPDRMLARGAGLVTCRQRPGTAKGTLFVTLEDETGLTNVIVRPELFEQQRRILLGARLMGVFGQISRQGRVVHLVANRVVDHSALLGELAARSRDFH is encoded by the coding sequence ATGACCATCCCCTATGCCGAACTCCACTGCCTCAGCAACTTCAGCTTCCAGCGCGGCGCCTCCCACCCCGAGGAGCTCGTCACGCAGGCGGCCGCGTTCGGCTACAGCGCGATCGCGCTCACCGACGAATGCTCGCTTGCCGGCGTGGTGCGCGCCCATCGCGCCCTGCAGGCCCTGCCGGCCGACCGCCCGCAGCTGATCATCGGCAGCGAACTCGCGCTCGAGGATGGTCCTCGCATCGTGCTGCTCGCCACCGACCGCTGCGGCTACGGCCAGCTGTCGCGGCTGATCACCCGGGCCCGCCGCGCCGCCGACAAGGGCAGCTACCGCCTCACCCGGGCGATGATCGACGACGCCTGCGACCTGCCGCTGCCGTCCGCCGCCCCCGGCGAGGCTGCCGACGGCCTGGACGGCTGCCTGGCCCTGCTGATTCCGCCCGCGAGCTTCCCGCCCCGTGCCGGACTCGAGACCGCGGCGGCGGCCCTGCAGGTCGAGGCCGAATGGCTCGCGCAGCGTTTCCCGGGCCGCGCCTGGATGGCGGTGACGGTGCGGCTCGACGGCCGCGACCGCGCCCGCATCACCTGGCTGCGCCGCGTCGCCCGCGCCGCGGGCATACCGGCCGTGGCCGCCAGCGGCGCGCTGATGCACGCCGCCGAACGCCGCCCGCTCGCCGACGTGATGAGCGCGCTGCGCCTGCACTGCAGCGTGGCCGAGGCCGGGCTGGCGCTCGCCGCCAATGCCGAGCAGCGCCTGCACGCGCGCGACACCCTCGCCCGCCGCTACCCGCCCGCCCTGCTCGCCGAGACCCTGGTCGTCGCCCAACGCTGCAGCTTTTCGCTGGACGAGCTGCGCTACGAGTACCCCGCCGAGCTCGTCCCCGAGGGCGAAACCCCGGCGCGCTGGCTGCGCCGGCTGGTCGAGGGCGGGCTGGCGTGGCGTTACGGCCAGGCGGAGCCGAGCCACGCCGGAAGCGGCGACACCCCACCGCCACGCATTGCCGCCCCCGCCCGCAGCACGACCCCGCCCCGCGCGGCCGACGACCCCGCGCCGCCCACGGTGCGCGCGCAGATCGAGCACGAGCTCGCGCTGATCGCCGAGCTCGGCTACGAGCCCTACTTCCTCACCGTGCACGACATCGTCCGCTTCGCCCGCGAGGCCGGCATCCTGTGCCAGGGCCGCGGCTCGGCGGCGAACTCGGTGGTGTGCTGGGCGCTCGGCATCACCGAGGTCGATCCACGGCTCGGCATCATGCTGGTCGAGCGCTTCATCTCGCGCGAGCGCAACGAACCGCCCGACATCGACGTCGACTTCGAGCACGACCGCCGCGAGGAGGTCATCCAGTACATCTACCGCAAGTACGGCCGCGAGCGCGCCGCGCTCGCCGCCACGGTGATCAGCTACCGCGCGCGCAGCGCGCTGCGCGACGTCGGCCGCGCGCTCGGCCTGGACGAGGCGCAGATCGAGCGCCTCACCCGCGAGCACCACTGGTTCGACGGCCGCCGCATCCTGCCCGAACGCCTCGCCGAGGCCGGGCTCGACCCCGCCAGCCCGGTCACCCAGCGCCTGGTCGCGCTCACCGAAGAGCTGATCGGCTTTCCGCGCCATCTGTCGCAGCACGTCGGCGGTTTCGTCATCGCGCGCGGCCGGCTCGACGAGCTGGTGCCGGTCGAGAACGCCGCCATGCCCGAGCGCACCGTGATCCAGTGGGACAAGGACGACCTCGACGCGGTCGGTCTGATGAAGATCGACGTGCTCGCGCTCGGCATGCTGTCGGCGCTGCGCCGCGGCCTCGCCCTGGTGTCGGCCTGGCGCGGGCGGGCGCTGACGCTGGCGACGATCCCGCGCGAGCGACCGCAGGTGTACGCGATGCTGTCACGCGCGGATTCGATCGGCGTGTTCCAGGTCGAATCGCGCGCGCAGATGACCATGCTGCCGCGCTTGAAGCCGCGCCGCTTCTACGACCTGGTGGTGGAAGTCGCCATCGTGCGCCCCGGCCCGATCCAGGGCGGCATGGTCCATCCCTACCTGCAGGCGCGCGAGCGCGTGGCGCGCGGCGAAGACCCGATGGAAGGGCTGCGCGAGGAGATCCGCGGCGTGCTCGCGCGCACGCTCGGGGTGCCGATCTTCCAGGAGCAGGTGATGCAGCTCGCGGTGGTGGCTGCGGGCTTCACCGGCGGCGAGGCCGACCAGCTGCGCCGCGCGATGGGCGCCTGGCGGCGCAAGGGCGAGCTCGAGCGCTACCGCCAGAAGCTGCTCGACGGGCTGGCGAAGAACCGCTACGACCCCGACTTCGCCCAGCGCCTGTGCCAGCAGATCGAGGGCTTCGGCAGCTACGGCTTTCCCGAATCCCACGCCGCCAGCTTCGCGCTGCTGGTGTATGCCTCGGCCTGGCTGAAGTGCTTCGAGCCCGCCGCCTTCCTCGCCGCCCTGCTCAACAGCCAGCCGATGGGCTTCTATTCGCCTTCGCAACTGATCCAGGACGCACGCCGGCATGGGGTGGAGGTGCGGGCGGCGGATGTGACCGTGAGCGAATGGGATTGCACGCTGGAGCCGACCGCCCAACATACGACCGATCCGCCCCCCGCGCCCCCGGGCACGCCATCAGCACAGCCAGCGCCCTGTCCACCACTGGCAGCACACACCCATCCGGCGAGCAGCCCCGGCGCGCCGGACGCGAACGCGTCGCCTGTACGCCCGCAGCCCGCGGTGCGCCTCGGCCTGCGCATGATCCGCGGCCTCGCCCATGACGCCGCCGTACGCATCGCCGAGGCCCGCCGCGCACGCGCCTTCAGCGACGTGCAGGACCTCGCCGCACGCGCCCGGCTCGACGCCGGCGACCTGCGCACGCTGGCCGCCGGCGGCGCGCTCGCCACGCTCGCCGGCCATCGCCGCCAGGCGCTGTGGCAGGCGAGCGGCGCCACGCCCCTGCCCGGTCTGCTCGCCGACGCCCCCGGCGGCGACGTCGCCGCCGCACTCGAAGCGCCCGCCGAGACCGAAGACCTGCTCGCCGACTACGCCCGCCTCGGCTTCACCCTCGGCCGCCACCCGCTGTCCTTCGTGCGCGTCCAGCTCGCCCGACTGCGCTTTCTCACCGCCGCCGACATCGCCCTCGCCCCCGACCGCATGCTCGCCCGCGGCGCCGGCCTGGTCACCTGCCGCCAGCGCCCGGGCACCGCCAAGGGCACGCTGTTCGTGACCCTGGAGGACGAGACCGGCCTCACCAACGTCATCGTCCGCCCCGAGCTCTTCGAGCAGCAGCGCCGCATCCTGCTCGGCGCGCGGCTGATGGGCGTGTTCGGCCAGATCAGCCGCCAGGGCCGCGTCGTGCATCTGGTGGCGAACCGCGTGGTGGACCATTCCGCGCTGCTGGGCGAACTGGCCGCTCGCAGCCGGGACTTTCACTGA
- a CDS encoding DUF423 domain-containing protein — protein sequence MNRGLLLIGALSAAIAVALGAFGAHSLRAVLSAEMLAVFETGVRYQMYHALALVALGLAGSGRLGRLATVAGGLFVAGSVCFSGSLYLLTLAGTKGIGLVTPLGGVMLLVGWLVLAVAALKAAPGRG from the coding sequence ATGAACCGAGGATTGCTTCTGATCGGCGCCCTGTCCGCCGCGATTGCGGTGGCACTGGGGGCCTTCGGCGCGCACAGCCTGCGTGCCGTGCTGAGCGCGGAGATGCTGGCGGTGTTCGAGACCGGGGTGCGCTATCAGATGTATCACGCGCTCGCGCTGGTTGCGCTCGGGCTGGCGGGATCCGGCCGGCTGGGGCGGCTGGCGACGGTGGCGGGCGGGCTGTTCGTCGCGGGTTCGGTGTGCTTTTCCGGCAGCCTGTACCTGCTCACGCTCGCGGGTACCAAGGGCATCGGCCTGGTGACGCCGCTCGGTGGGGTGATGCTGCTGGTGGGCTGGCTGGTGCTGGCGGTCGCCGCGCTGAAGGCTGCGCCGGGCAGGGGTTGA